A stretch of the Luteimonas sp. JM171 genome encodes the following:
- the rlmKL gene encoding bifunctional 23S rRNA (guanine(2069)-N(7))-methyltransferase RlmK/23S rRNA (guanine(2445)-N(2))-methyltransferase RlmL — protein sequence MDFFVSCAKGLEYLLADELTALGCSRATATVAGVNASGALADAQRAVLWSRTASRVLWPIASWDCPDEEALYAGARALDWSDHLHAGLTLAVDAHVSGSAITHARYAAQRTKDAVVDALREHDGQRPDVDLDAPDVRLNLVVRKGRALLSVDLGGGPLHRRGWRRAQGEAPLKENLAAGVLLRGQWPERYAEGGALLDPMCGSGTLLVEGALMAADVAPGLQRIGGAVGGGAGDAVPTPTRWLGFDLERWAELWGEARQRDRAGRAALRPVFHGSDMDRRAIDAAIANATAAGLAESISLRVVPVQQLASTFPALAATPAPGLAVCNPPYDARLAADPALYRALGDALVEAVPAWRASLLCGDEDLAFATGLRARKRYRVFNGALECSLIVSDPVRTERRAPAEPRALGEGAQMVANRLRKNLRSLKSWREREGVDCFRAYDADLPEYAAAIDVYTDADAPGRHWLHVQEYAPPASVPEPTARRRLGDLLAAAREVFELPQERIAVKTRARGKGGSKYGRMDARGEFILVREGAARLRVNLFDYLDTGLFLDHRPLRARIAAEAEGKRFLNLFCYTGAATVQAAMGGAASTTSVDLSATYLQWLAENLRENGLGGSGHQLVQADAVAWLEAERGRYDLVFCDPPTFSNSARAGDFDVQKEHVRLLRAAVARLAPGGVLYFSNNFRRFRLDEAAVAEFARYEEISPATIPRDFARNQRIHRAWRLQPAAAGAPGNG from the coding sequence ATGGACTTCTTCGTTTCCTGCGCCAAGGGCCTTGAATACCTGCTCGCCGATGAGCTCACCGCCCTGGGCTGCTCCAGGGCCACCGCCACCGTGGCCGGCGTCAACGCCAGCGGCGCCCTGGCGGATGCCCAGCGTGCGGTGCTCTGGTCACGCACCGCCAGCCGCGTGCTTTGGCCAATCGCCAGCTGGGACTGCCCGGACGAAGAGGCCCTCTATGCCGGCGCCCGCGCCCTGGACTGGTCCGACCACCTGCATGCAGGCCTGACCCTGGCGGTGGATGCGCACGTGTCCGGCAGCGCCATCACCCACGCCCGCTATGCCGCCCAGCGCACCAAGGACGCGGTGGTGGATGCCCTGCGCGAGCACGACGGCCAGCGGCCCGACGTGGACCTGGATGCGCCGGATGTGCGCCTGAACCTGGTGGTGCGCAAGGGCAGGGCGCTGCTGTCGGTGGACCTGGGCGGCGGCCCCCTGCATCGCCGGGGATGGCGCCGCGCCCAGGGCGAGGCGCCGCTCAAGGAGAACCTGGCCGCCGGCGTGCTGCTGCGCGGGCAGTGGCCCGAACGCTATGCCGAAGGCGGGGCACTGCTTGATCCCATGTGCGGCAGCGGCACGCTGCTGGTGGAAGGCGCCCTGATGGCCGCCGACGTCGCCCCGGGCCTGCAGCGCATCGGCGGCGCGGTGGGCGGCGGCGCCGGGGATGCGGTGCCGACGCCCACGCGGTGGCTGGGTTTTGACCTGGAGCGGTGGGCGGAGCTGTGGGGCGAGGCCCGGCAGCGCGACCGCGCCGGGCGCGCCGCCCTGCGCCCGGTTTTCCACGGCAGCGACATGGACCGGCGTGCCATCGACGCCGCCATCGCCAACGCCACCGCGGCCGGCCTGGCCGAATCCATCAGCCTGCGCGTTGTGCCGGTGCAGCAGCTGGCCAGCACGTTCCCCGCGCTCGCCGCCACGCCGGCTCCCGGCCTTGCGGTCTGCAACCCGCCCTACGATGCGCGCCTTGCGGCCGACCCGGCGCTCTACCGCGCCCTGGGCGACGCGCTGGTGGAAGCCGTCCCTGCCTGGCGGGCCAGCCTGTTATGCGGCGACGAAGACCTTGCCTTTGCCACCGGCCTGCGTGCGCGCAAGCGCTACCGGGTGTTCAACGGGGCGCTGGAGTGCAGCCTGATCGTCAGCGACCCGGTGCGCACCGAGCGGCGCGCGCCGGCCGAGCCGCGTGCGCTTGGCGAAGGTGCCCAGATGGTGGCCAACCGCCTGCGCAAGAACCTGCGCAGCCTCAAGTCCTGGCGTGAGCGCGAGGGCGTGGACTGCTTCCGTGCCTACGACGCCGACCTGCCCGAATACGCGGCCGCCATCGACGTCTACACCGACGCCGATGCGCCCGGCCGGCACTGGCTGCACGTGCAGGAATACGCGCCACCCGCCAGCGTCCCCGAGCCAACCGCGCGCCGCCGCCTGGGCGACCTGCTGGCCGCTGCGCGCGAAGTGTTCGAACTCCCGCAGGAGCGCATCGCGGTCAAGACCCGCGCCCGCGGCAAGGGCGGCAGCAAGTACGGGCGCATGGACGCCCGCGGCGAGTTCATCCTGGTGCGCGAGGGCGCGGCGCGGCTGCGCGTGAACCTGTTCGACTACCTGGATACCGGCCTGTTCCTCGACCACCGCCCGCTGCGCGCCCGCATCGCCGCCGAGGCGGAGGGCAAGCGGTTCCTCAACCTGTTCTGCTATACCGGCGCCGCCACCGTGCAGGCCGCGATGGGCGGCGCGGCCAGCACCACGAGCGTGGACCTCTCCGCCACCTACCTGCAGTGGCTCGCCGAAAACCTGCGTGAGAACGGCCTGGGCGGAAGCGGCCACCAGCTGGTGCAGGCCGATGCCGTGGCTTGGCTGGAGGCTGAGCGCGGGCGCTACGACCTGGTCTTCTGCGATCCGCCCACGTTCTCCAACTCCGCCCGCGCGGGTGACTTCGACGTGCAGAAGGAGCACGTGCGCCTGCTGCGCGCGGCCGTGGCGCGGCTGGCGCCCGGGGGCGTGCTGTATTTCAGCAACAATTTCCGGCGCTTCCGCCTGGATGAGGCGGCCGTGGCGGAGTTTGCCCGCTACGAGGAAATCAGCCCGGCCACGATCCCGCGGGATTTTGCGCGCAATCAGCGCATCCACCGGGCGTGGCGCCTGCAGCCCGCGGCTGCAGGCGCGCCCGGCAACGGCTAG
- a CDS encoding phosphoglycerate mutase family protein has translation MRPLLLPLLLVALAGCALQPSGLRELQAQEGAQELQTTFIVVRHAEKLAGGAEDPPLDGDGQARAQALAQTLAEVPLQAVYSTPTRRTRETAAPVAAAMGLEVRDYDPGLAPSELATMLHIRHAGDTVLLVGHSNTVPGIVTALCACPVDPLTEEDYGDLYLVRLSADGEATMERGRF, from the coding sequence ATGCGCCCGCTGTTACTGCCCCTGCTGCTCGTCGCCCTCGCCGGCTGCGCGCTGCAGCCCTCCGGCCTGCGGGAACTGCAGGCGCAGGAAGGCGCGCAGGAGTTGCAAACCACGTTCATCGTCGTCCGCCATGCGGAAAAGCTCGCCGGGGGCGCGGAGGATCCGCCGCTCGACGGCGATGGGCAGGCGCGCGCACAGGCGCTGGCGCAGACGCTGGCCGAGGTGCCGCTGCAGGCGGTTTATTCCACGCCCACCCGGCGTACCCGGGAAACCGCAGCCCCGGTGGCCGCGGCCATGGGCCTGGAGGTCCGCGATTACGATCCCGGACTGGCGCCCAGCGAACTGGCCACGATGCTCCATATCCGCCACGCCGGCGACACGGTGCTGCTGGTGGGCCACAGCAATACCGTGCCCGGGATCGTGACGGCCCTGTGCGCATGCCCGGTGGATCCGCTGACGGAAGAGGACTACGGGGACCTGTACCTGGTCCGGCTCTCGGCCGACGGCGAGGCCACCATGGAGCGCGGGCGCTTCTAG
- the fdhD gene encoding formate dehydrogenase accessory sulfurtransferase FdhD: MSVSLPPAPGDPQDPGSVVRPVRRLRGTSERVLDDHIAEEVPVAFIYNDQPFAVMMATPADLGDFAIGFALSEGIVEAAGDVAIEGIDQLIEGIQVRLRIPQARAKALENRRRSMSGRSGCGVCGSELLEGAMRWPAPVRADPRVTVKALRRALGELKSAQAINARTGATHAAGWASLDGGLQLAREDVGRHNALDKLIGAMHAAGHDPAAGFLVVTSRASYEMAMKAASVGIGLMAAVSAPTALAISLADRANLTLIGFARPDGHAVYTHGERLVDGPQLPA, encoded by the coding sequence ATGTCTGTTTCACTGCCCCCAGCACCTGGCGATCCCCAAGACCCGGGCAGCGTCGTCCGCCCCGTGCGTCGCTTGCGCGGCACCAGCGAACGGGTCCTCGACGACCACATCGCCGAGGAAGTCCCGGTCGCGTTCATCTATAACGACCAGCCGTTTGCAGTAATGATGGCGACGCCGGCGGACCTTGGAGATTTCGCCATCGGATTTGCGCTCAGCGAAGGCATCGTGGAGGCCGCCGGCGATGTCGCCATCGAAGGCATTGACCAGCTGATCGAAGGCATCCAGGTCCGGCTGCGGATTCCTCAGGCCCGTGCGAAGGCGCTGGAGAACCGGCGCCGCAGCATGAGCGGGCGAAGCGGCTGCGGCGTGTGCGGCAGCGAACTGCTCGAAGGCGCGATGCGCTGGCCCGCGCCGGTGCGGGCCGATCCCCGCGTTACCGTGAAGGCGCTGCGCCGCGCCCTGGGCGAGCTCAAATCCGCACAGGCCATCAACGCCCGCACCGGGGCCACCCACGCCGCCGGCTGGGCCTCCCTGGATGGCGGGCTCCAGCTGGCTCGCGAGGACGTGGGCCGCCACAACGCGCTGGACAAGCTGATCGGCGCCATGCACGCCGCCGGCCACGATCCTGCGGCAGGCTTCCTCGTGGTCACCAGCCGCGCCAGCTACGAAATGGCCATGAAGGCCGCCAGCGTCGGCATCGGTCTGATGGCGGCAGTCTCCGCGCCCACCGCACTGGCCATCTCGCTTGCCGACCGCGCCAACCTCACCCTGATCGGGTTCGCCCGGCCGGACGGGCATGCCGTGTACACCCACGGCGAGCGGCTGGTCGATGGGCCGCAGTTACCGGCCTGA
- a CDS encoding IS3 family transposase (programmed frameshift): MSSKRYTEEFKVEAVKQVTDRGHSVADVAARLGVSIHSLYTWRKQYGRSGPAQVAADQTEEMRRLKSELRRVTEERDIPKKSRGVLCQAVRVRYAFMRSHEQEFRVRSMCRVLGVHPGGDYAWRRAPMSARAKEDQRVLGLIKQSWLESGSVYGYRKVTRDLRDLGERCGKHRVARLMRDEGLRAQVGYGRRPGMRGGKPAVVADNHLARQFDPDAANRAWVTDITYIRTHEGWLYLAAVLDLFSRKIVGWSMGSTMHTDLVLQALMMAVWRRKPLAGLLVHSDQGTQFTGHDWQDFLKTHGLVSSMSRRGNCHDNAVAESFFQLLKRERIKRRIYPTRDEAKTDVFDYIEMFYNPRRQHGHNDGLSPVEFEKQQAL, from the exons ATGAGCAGCAAGCGATACACGGAAGAGTTCAAGGTTGAGGCGGTCAAGCAGGTGACGGACCGCGGCCACTCGGTGGCCGACGTCGCCGCCCGGCTGGGGGTGTCGATCCATAGCCTCTACACATGGCGCAAGCAGTACGGCAGGTCCGGACCGGCGCAGGTGGCGGCGGATCAGACGGAAGAGATGCGCCGTCTCAAGTCGGAGCTTCGCCGGGTCACGGAGGAGCGCGACATCC CTAAAAAAAGCCGCGGCGTACTTTGCCAAGCAGTCCGGGTGAGGTACGCCTTCATGCGCAGCCATGAGCAGGAGTTCCGCGTGCGCAGCATGTGCCGGGTGCTGGGCGTACATCCCGGCGGCGACTACGCATGGCGTCGTGCGCCGATGTCGGCGCGGGCGAAGGAAGACCAGCGTGTCCTTGGCCTGATCAAGCAGTCCTGGCTGGAGAGCGGCAGCGTCTACGGCTACCGCAAGGTCACCCGGGACCTGCGCGATCTGGGCGAGCGCTGCGGCAAGCACCGGGTCGCCCGGCTGATGCGCGATGAAGGCCTGCGGGCGCAGGTTGGCTACGGCCGTCGTCCCGGCATGCGCGGCGGCAAGCCGGCCGTGGTGGCCGACAACCATCTGGCGCGGCAATTTGATCCCGACGCCGCCAATCGCGCCTGGGTCACCGACATCACCTACATCCGCACGCACGAAGGCTGGCTGTACCTGGCGGCCGTGCTGGACCTGTTCTCCCGCAAGATCGTCGGGTGGTCGATGGGATCGACGATGCACACCGACCTGGTGTTGCAGGCGTTGATGATGGCGGTGTGGCGGCGTAAGCCACTGGCCGGCTTGCTCGTGCACTCCGATCAGGGAACGCAGTTCACCGGTCATGACTGGCAGGACTTCCTGAAGACGCACGGCCTGGTCAGCAGCATGAGCCGGCGCGGCAACTGCCATGACAATGCCGTCGCCGAGAGCTTCTTCCAACTCCTCAAGCGCGAGCGCATCAAGCGCCGAATCTACCCGACCCGCGACGAGGCCAAGACCGACGTCTTCGACTACATCGAGATGTTCTACAACCCGCGCAGGCAGCACGGACACAACGACGGACTGTCTCCGGTAGAGTTCGAAAAGCAGCAAGCGCTATGA
- a CDS encoding DUF305 domain-containing protein, which yields MQPYRTFLLMILAASALMFCLMYLNTYQADHVWFSQTRMFMTFIMAGSMALVMLFFMRHMYKNKTANLAIVIGSVGLMTLGLWLVRSQSTVGDIAWMKAMIPHHSIAILTSERARISDPRVRTLADEIIEAQRREIGEMESLISDLQDQSTERAQE from the coding sequence ATGCAGCCGTACAGAACATTCCTTCTCATGATCTTGGCTGCTTCTGCCCTGATGTTCTGCCTCATGTACCTCAACACCTACCAGGCCGACCATGTCTGGTTCAGCCAAACCCGCATGTTCATGACCTTCATCATGGCTGGATCAATGGCCTTGGTGATGCTCTTCTTCATGCGGCATATGTACAAGAACAAGACTGCCAATCTGGCCATTGTCATTGGCAGCGTCGGCTTGATGACTCTAGGCCTCTGGCTCGTTCGCAGCCAGTCGACGGTGGGAGACATCGCCTGGATGAAGGCCATGATCCCGCACCATTCCATTGCAATCCTCACAAGTGAGCGGGCCCGGATCTCGGACCCTCGAGTGAGAACCCTGGCGGATGAGATCATTGAGGCTCAACGCCGTGAGATTGGCGAGATGGAGTCATTGATCAGTGACCTGCAAGATCAATCGACCGAAAGGGCGCAGGAGTGA